The following coding sequences are from one Pyxidicoccus xibeiensis window:
- a CDS encoding TauD/TfdA family dioxygenase has protein sequence MPVARLEPHDDFLRVYFTEGAGPRHADFHWFWLRHNSELDRHPLTRERIVCSSELPFELRPRDARVSEDGSAVDIDWGDRADGQVSRYAAAWLLTHAYAADRAAAPPPPSDASALTLDFARLEAPLGPLAVRRLQEDGALVVRGFGLDTEALIDVFAAQRLSVIETHFGRIEDLRTDNTTNKNTDQLGYTDSAIQLHTDQPFLERPPRYQLLHSQRPADVGGDSSVVDALAAARHLADLDRPAFDLLRTMPVTFHRKQKDFERVLVSPLLDFDAPGGFRIRYSYFTLAPHRAPFAEMEAWYRAYNRFAKLVRDERHQYRFRLEAGDFLIYDNWRMLHARTAFSGPRWLRGVYFDTQARF, from the coding sequence ATGCCCGTTGCCCGACTCGAGCCGCATGACGACTTCCTGCGTGTGTACTTCACCGAAGGGGCGGGCCCCCGGCACGCGGACTTCCACTGGTTCTGGCTGCGCCACAACTCCGAGCTGGACCGGCACCCCCTTACGCGAGAGCGCATCGTCTGCTCCTCGGAGCTGCCCTTCGAGCTCCGCCCCCGCGACGCGCGGGTGTCGGAGGACGGCAGCGCCGTCGACATCGACTGGGGTGACCGCGCGGACGGGCAGGTGAGCCGCTACGCCGCGGCCTGGCTCCTCACGCATGCCTACGCGGCCGACCGTGCTGCCGCGCCGCCTCCGCCCTCCGACGCCAGCGCGCTCACGCTGGACTTCGCGCGCCTGGAGGCGCCGCTCGGGCCCCTCGCCGTGCGCCGGCTCCAGGAGGACGGGGCGCTCGTGGTGCGCGGCTTCGGGCTCGACACGGAGGCCCTCATCGACGTCTTCGCCGCGCAGCGGCTGTCCGTCATCGAGACGCACTTCGGGCGCATCGAGGACCTGCGCACCGACAACACGACGAACAAGAACACGGACCAGCTCGGGTACACCGACAGCGCCATCCAGCTCCACACGGACCAGCCCTTCCTCGAGCGGCCTCCGCGCTACCAACTGCTGCACAGCCAGCGGCCGGCGGACGTGGGAGGCGACAGCAGCGTGGTGGACGCGCTCGCGGCGGCGCGTCACCTGGCGGACCTGGACCGGCCGGCCTTCGACCTGCTGCGCACGATGCCGGTGACCTTCCACCGCAAGCAGAAGGACTTCGAGCGGGTGCTCGTCTCGCCCCTCCTGGACTTCGACGCGCCCGGTGGCTTCCGCATCCGCTACAGCTACTTCACGCTGGCGCCACACCGGGCACCGTTCGCCGAGATGGAGGCGTGGTACCGCGCCTACAACCGCTTCGCGAAGCTGGTGCGGGACGAGCGCCACCAGTACCGGTTCCGGCTGGAGGCGGGTGACTTCCTCATCTACGACAACTGGCGGATGCTTCACGCTCGCACGGCCTTCTCCGGACCCCGGTGGCTCAGAGGCGTGTACTTCGATACGCAGGCTCGCTTCTAA
- a CDS encoding DJ-1/PfpI family protein: protein MTRIGIVLFDGAEELDYAGPWEVFAAAAYLRPELGLEVRTYSKDGQPIRSAKGLRVIPDASFADTPRLDVVLAPGGEGRKREMHDEVMLGWLRARGAEAKWVTSVCTGAFLLHAAGLCTGRRVTTHWSAIEELRARGDVTVLEDIRYVRDGNVVTAAGVSAGIDMSLWLVGQLWDPAFARKVQRYIQYEPSPPYAAEV from the coding sequence ATGACCCGCATCGGCATCGTGCTGTTCGATGGAGCAGAGGAGCTCGACTACGCGGGCCCCTGGGAGGTCTTCGCCGCGGCCGCGTACCTCCGGCCCGAGCTGGGGCTCGAGGTCCGCACCTACTCCAAGGACGGCCAGCCCATCCGGAGCGCCAAGGGGCTGCGCGTCATCCCCGACGCCAGCTTCGCGGACACCCCCCGCCTGGACGTCGTCCTCGCCCCGGGCGGAGAGGGCCGGAAGCGGGAGATGCACGACGAGGTGATGCTCGGCTGGCTCCGCGCTCGCGGCGCCGAGGCGAAGTGGGTCACCAGCGTCTGCACCGGCGCCTTCCTGCTGCACGCCGCGGGGCTGTGCACCGGGCGCCGCGTGACGACACACTGGAGCGCCATCGAGGAGCTGCGCGCCCGGGGGGACGTCACCGTGCTCGAGGACATCCGCTACGTCCGGGATGGCAATGTCGTCACCGCGGCAGGGGTGTCCGCAGGCATCGACATGTCGCTGTGGCTGGTGGGACAGCTCTGGGACCCGGCCTTCGCGCGAAAGGTCCAGCGGTACATCCAGTACGAGCCCTCGCCGCCCTACGCCGCCGAGGTGTAG
- the omp85 gene encoding Omp85 family outer membrane protein encodes MHLVRMTWAVSLVVLFHGAPSRAQGVPEEEAAPAPGAEAPPPPESQEAKPRTGWRVQGLPLLNFNSDEGFGFGVRLMLVDAGDGTQQPYRHAVVGQFFQTTGGTAIHRLMLDAPGFLSSPWRVGVDLSLLNDRFSPYYGQGSGATYEEDFSTCDDRDALEANPDVCPDNAAFRGLRYYSYEQRTFPSVVLNARRSIKGPWQVAVGYRFRLTRVSTRYDTDDLGQSRDSRLEEDARAGLLTGIEGELRRETFRTAELTAGLLLDLRDNEPAPVRGMFHELVARGALEATGSSFRYWGVTANLRFYHPLVSERLVAALRLMGDAMGGDVPFFQLSSFGGVDWRDGWGGIGGVITARGILKNRLQGEVKALANGELRWWFASARPWNQQLDFTLVAFLDAGQAWSDLHFRDGGASQYAGGGGLRIGWEKLFIVRADYGVSPSDGTSGFYLDFNHMF; translated from the coding sequence ATGCACCTCGTTCGGATGACGTGGGCCGTGTCGCTGGTGGTGTTGTTCCATGGTGCGCCCTCGCGGGCGCAGGGCGTCCCGGAAGAGGAGGCCGCTCCGGCGCCCGGTGCCGAGGCGCCGCCTCCTCCCGAGTCTCAGGAGGCTAAGCCCCGCACGGGGTGGCGCGTCCAGGGGCTGCCGCTGCTCAACTTCAACAGCGACGAGGGCTTCGGCTTCGGCGTGCGGCTGATGCTGGTGGACGCGGGAGATGGGACGCAGCAGCCCTACCGGCACGCGGTGGTGGGCCAGTTCTTCCAGACGACGGGCGGGACGGCCATCCACCGCCTCATGCTGGACGCGCCGGGGTTCCTCTCCTCACCGTGGCGCGTGGGCGTGGACCTGAGCCTGCTCAACGACCGCTTCTCTCCGTACTACGGGCAGGGGAGCGGGGCGACGTACGAGGAGGACTTCTCCACGTGTGACGACCGGGACGCGCTGGAGGCCAACCCCGACGTCTGCCCGGACAACGCGGCCTTCCGGGGCCTGCGCTACTACAGCTACGAGCAGCGCACCTTCCCGAGCGTGGTGCTGAACGCGCGGCGCTCCATCAAGGGCCCGTGGCAGGTGGCGGTGGGCTACCGCTTCCGGCTGACGCGGGTGAGCACTCGCTACGACACGGACGACCTGGGCCAGTCCCGGGACTCGCGGCTGGAGGAGGACGCGCGGGCGGGGCTGCTCACGGGCATCGAAGGGGAGCTGCGCAGGGAGACCTTCCGCACGGCGGAGCTGACGGCGGGGCTGCTGCTGGACCTGCGCGACAACGAGCCGGCGCCGGTGCGCGGCATGTTCCACGAGCTGGTGGCGCGAGGCGCGCTGGAGGCGACGGGGAGCTCGTTCCGGTACTGGGGCGTGACGGCCAACCTGCGCTTCTACCACCCGCTGGTGAGTGAACGGCTGGTGGCGGCGCTGCGGCTCATGGGCGATGCGATGGGCGGAGACGTGCCCTTCTTCCAGCTCAGCTCGTTCGGCGGCGTGGACTGGCGCGACGGCTGGGGCGGCATCGGCGGCGTCATCACCGCGCGCGGCATCCTGAAGAACCGGCTGCAGGGCGAGGTGAAGGCGCTGGCCAACGGCGAGCTGCGGTGGTGGTTCGCCTCGGCGAGGCCGTGGAACCAGCAGCTGGACTTCACGCTGGTGGCCTTCTTGGACGCGGGGCAGGCGTGGTCCGACCTGCACTTCCGCGACGGCGGCGCGTCCCAGTACGCCGGTGGAGGCGGGCTGCGCATCGGATGGGAGAAGCTCTTCATCGTCCGCGCCGACTACGGCGTCAGCCCCAGCGACGGGACGTCCGGCTTCTACCTGGACTTCAACCACATGTTCTGA
- a CDS encoding RNA methyltransferase: MIRTLNDAVELVHTHHVITEVPTHGPASLVEKVLGGRPSGSWREHAKGRLAYRLGRMLRASPEVLAVRLVEGKVAFVDPTLWPSVYRVAMEPARRRASLTGLSTEARELLSRVERDKAVRLDKEGPWTKARQALQERLLVHFSEAQEEDGHHVAVLRSWRSWASPSLKEDAATLSYEDALARLRDACGGAPTGLGPWVF, from the coding sequence TTGATCCGGACGCTGAACGACGCCGTGGAGTTGGTTCACACGCACCACGTCATCACCGAGGTGCCCACGCACGGGCCTGCCTCTCTCGTGGAGAAGGTCCTGGGTGGGCGCCCCTCCGGGAGCTGGCGTGAGCACGCGAAGGGGCGGCTCGCGTACCGCCTCGGCCGCATGCTGCGGGCCTCGCCCGAGGTGCTCGCGGTGAGGCTCGTGGAGGGCAAGGTGGCCTTCGTGGACCCCACGCTGTGGCCCTCCGTGTACCGCGTCGCCATGGAGCCCGCGCGCCGCCGGGCCTCGCTGACCGGCCTGTCCACCGAGGCCCGCGAGCTGCTGTCCAGGGTGGAGCGCGACAAGGCCGTCCGGCTCGACAAGGAAGGGCCGTGGACCAAGGCCCGGCAGGCCCTGCAGGAGCGGCTCCTGGTCCACTTCTCCGAGGCCCAGGAGGAGGACGGCCACCACGTCGCGGTGCTGCGCTCCTGGCGGAGCTGGGCTTCCCCGTCGCTCAAGGAGGACGCGGCCACGCTCTCGTACGAGGACGCGCTGGCGCGGCTGCGCGACGCGTGCGGCGGAGCCCCCACGGGCCTGGGGCCCTGGGTGTTCTGA
- a CDS encoding DUF819 family protein encodes MTPALQAVIVVGLPGLILLAARYLKPIAWVGPVVVCYAAGIILGNLPGLALQPRVSLSVSEAAVPLAIPLLLFATDVPRWMRLARSTLLSFVLACAAAMVSSALVGLAFAHRSDEWWKMAGMLAGVYTGGTANMNAVGLALEVRQETFVLLNTADIVVGAAYFLFLVTVAQRVVLAFLPRFPNPTSWDEVPEGGAGEGVIPRWAWVRGMGLSLLLAVAIAGVSAGGTQWVLGRLHVTVVLLLITSLALAASFIPAVRTLPGSSTLGDYALLVFCVAVGSLADASQLQQAGLFVFVFCACVQFLAVGLHFALATLFRIDADTFLITSASTIFGPAFVGPVARALRNRELMVSGMTTGLMGFAMGTWMGLAVSWLLRP; translated from the coding sequence ATGACGCCTGCGCTCCAGGCCGTCATCGTGGTGGGCCTTCCCGGGCTCATCCTCCTGGCCGCCCGCTACCTCAAGCCCATCGCCTGGGTGGGGCCGGTGGTGGTGTGCTACGCCGCCGGCATCATCCTGGGCAACCTGCCGGGGCTGGCGCTCCAACCGCGCGTGAGCCTGTCGGTGAGCGAGGCGGCCGTGCCGCTGGCGATTCCGCTGCTCCTCTTCGCCACGGACGTGCCCCGGTGGATGCGGCTGGCGCGCTCCACGCTGCTGTCCTTCGTGCTGGCGTGCGCGGCGGCCATGGTGAGCAGCGCGCTGGTGGGGCTCGCCTTCGCGCACCGCTCCGACGAGTGGTGGAAGATGGCCGGAATGCTGGCCGGCGTGTACACGGGCGGCACCGCCAACATGAACGCCGTGGGGCTGGCGCTCGAGGTGCGCCAGGAGACCTTCGTGCTCCTCAACACGGCGGACATCGTCGTGGGCGCCGCGTACTTCCTCTTCCTGGTGACGGTGGCGCAGCGGGTGGTGCTCGCCTTCCTCCCGCGCTTCCCGAACCCCACCAGCTGGGATGAGGTGCCAGAGGGAGGGGCAGGGGAGGGTGTCATTCCCCGGTGGGCGTGGGTCCGGGGCATGGGGCTGTCGCTGCTGCTGGCCGTCGCCATCGCGGGTGTCTCCGCCGGAGGGACACAGTGGGTGCTGGGCCGCCTGCACGTGACGGTGGTGCTGCTGCTCATCACCTCGCTGGCGCTGGCCGCGTCCTTCATCCCGGCGGTGCGCACGCTGCCCGGCAGCTCCACGCTGGGGGACTACGCGCTGCTCGTCTTCTGCGTGGCCGTGGGCTCGCTGGCGGATGCGAGCCAGCTCCAGCAGGCGGGCCTCTTCGTCTTCGTGTTCTGTGCCTGCGTGCAGTTCCTGGCGGTAGGGCTCCACTTCGCGCTCGCCACCCTGTTCCGCATCGACGCGGACACCTTCCTCATCACCTCCGCGTCCACCATCTTCGGCCCGGCCTTCGTCGGCCCCGTTGCACGCGCGCTGCGCAACCGGGAGCTGATGGTCTCCGGGATGACCACCGGGCTGATGGGCTTCGCGATGGGGACGTGGATGGGGTTGGCGGTATCGTGGCTGCTGCGTCCGTGA
- a CDS encoding pyridoxal phosphate-dependent decarboxylase family protein gives MSNPPRLSSQGLSHQDVLKQMRDMRAEDARWQDGRTWSLVYNAGEDIRRLLAEAYTEFMSENGLSPFAFPSLRRFESEVLAISAELFHGEGVAGTMTSGGTESILMAVKTARDFARAERGITEPEMVLPASVHPAFQKAAHYFGVKAVNVPVGPDFRADVKAMSAAIGPRTVLMVGSAPAYPQGLVDPITELAAAAKKRGVLFHVDACLGGFLLPFARRLGHEVPDFDFAVPGVTSLSADLHKYGYAAKGASVVLYRTPELRRYQFFTYADWSGGIYASPSMAGTRPGGAIAAAWAILKYLGEEGYLKLAGTVLDTARALREGITAIPGLKLLGAPRLSVFAFSSDTLDVYALGDAMEARGWKLDRQMQPPALHLMVTPAHAKVVEPFLADLRECAASLASGAPAPEGSAAMYGMLGTMPDRREAADFIRQFMDAIYE, from the coding sequence ATGTCGAATCCTCCTCGTCTGAGCTCGCAGGGACTGAGTCACCAGGATGTCTTGAAGCAGATGCGGGACATGAGGGCCGAGGATGCCCGCTGGCAGGACGGCCGGACCTGGAGCCTCGTCTACAACGCGGGGGAGGACATCCGCCGGCTGCTCGCCGAGGCCTACACGGAGTTCATGTCCGAGAACGGCCTCAGCCCGTTCGCCTTTCCCAGCCTGCGCCGCTTCGAGTCCGAGGTGCTCGCCATCAGCGCGGAGCTGTTCCACGGAGAGGGTGTCGCCGGCACCATGACGTCCGGTGGCACCGAGTCCATCCTCATGGCCGTCAAGACGGCCCGCGACTTCGCCCGCGCGGAGCGGGGCATCACCGAGCCGGAGATGGTGCTGCCCGCCTCCGTGCACCCGGCCTTCCAGAAGGCCGCGCACTACTTCGGGGTGAAGGCCGTCAACGTCCCCGTCGGCCCTGACTTCCGCGCGGACGTGAAGGCCATGAGCGCCGCCATCGGCCCGCGCACGGTGCTCATGGTGGGCTCCGCTCCCGCCTACCCGCAGGGCCTGGTGGACCCCATCACCGAGCTGGCCGCGGCGGCGAAGAAGCGGGGCGTCCTCTTCCACGTGGACGCGTGTCTGGGCGGCTTCCTGCTGCCGTTCGCCCGGCGGCTCGGACACGAAGTCCCGGACTTCGACTTCGCGGTGCCGGGTGTCACCAGCCTCTCCGCCGACCTCCACAAGTACGGCTACGCGGCGAAGGGCGCGTCGGTGGTCCTGTACCGCACGCCCGAGTTGCGCCGGTACCAGTTCTTCACCTACGCGGACTGGAGCGGCGGCATCTACGCGTCGCCCTCCATGGCGGGCACTCGGCCCGGAGGCGCCATCGCCGCGGCGTGGGCCATCCTCAAGTACCTGGGCGAGGAGGGCTACCTGAAGCTGGCGGGCACGGTGCTCGACACGGCGCGGGCGCTGCGCGAGGGCATCACCGCCATCCCCGGGCTGAAGCTGCTGGGCGCCCCCAGGCTGAGTGTCTTCGCCTTCTCCTCGGACACGCTGGACGTGTACGCGCTGGGGGATGCGATGGAGGCCCGGGGCTGGAAGCTGGACCGGCAGATGCAGCCGCCCGCGCTGCACCTGATGGTGACGCCCGCGCACGCGAAGGTGGTGGAGCCCTTCCTCGCGGACCTTCGCGAGTGCGCCGCCAGCCTCGCCAGCGGGGCCCCTGCGCCGGAGGGCAGCGCGGCCATGTACGGCATGCTGGGCACCATGCCCGACCGCCGTGAGGCCGCGGACTTCATCCGCCAGTTCATGGACGCCATCTACGAATGA
- a CDS encoding GlxA family transcriptional regulator, protein MKRAPRRQPTAATSQAAPLRIALLAFDDAQVLDITGPLEVFGRTSRWLREHRGAIEDRYSLALLSANGPVLRSSSGIRLVADGGLPVRGDTIDTLLVSGGRGVRHVAEDPRVLIWLRAQAPRVRRLASVCTGAFVLAAAGLLDGRRAVTHWSDCDRLARLHPRVTVEKDPIFVRDGHVYTSAGVTAGMDLALALVEEDCGRDVALAVARELVLFLRRPGGQSQFSAQLSAQTAEREPLRDLQAWMADHPGDDLRIPALARRAAMSERHFRRAFTAEVGCPPARFVEQVRVEAARRALEDTDDGVDAIADRVGFGTSESMRRAFTRTLHTSPTAYRERFRADKTRRHAS, encoded by the coding sequence ATGAAGCGGGCACCCCGGCGTCAACCGACAGCAGCGACCTCGCAAGCAGCACCGCTCCGGATTGCCCTGCTCGCGTTCGATGATGCGCAGGTCCTCGACATCACCGGACCGCTGGAGGTCTTCGGCCGTACGTCCCGCTGGCTCCGGGAGCACCGGGGCGCAATCGAGGACCGCTACTCGCTGGCGCTGCTGAGCGCGAACGGCCCCGTGCTGCGCTCGTCCTCCGGCATCCGCCTCGTCGCCGATGGCGGGCTTCCGGTGCGCGGCGACACCATCGACACGCTCCTCGTCTCGGGTGGCCGGGGCGTGCGGCACGTGGCGGAGGACCCACGCGTCCTCATCTGGCTCCGGGCCCAGGCGCCCCGCGTACGCCGGCTCGCGTCCGTCTGCACCGGCGCCTTCGTCCTCGCCGCCGCTGGACTCCTCGACGGCCGGCGCGCCGTCACCCACTGGAGCGATTGCGACCGGCTCGCACGCCTCCACCCGCGCGTCACCGTGGAGAAGGACCCCATCTTCGTGCGGGACGGCCACGTCTACACGTCCGCGGGCGTCACCGCCGGCATGGACCTGGCGCTCGCCCTGGTGGAGGAGGACTGTGGCCGCGACGTGGCCCTGGCCGTGGCACGGGAGCTGGTCCTCTTCCTGCGCCGTCCCGGAGGCCAGTCCCAGTTCAGCGCCCAGCTCTCCGCGCAGACCGCCGAGCGCGAGCCCCTGCGCGACTTGCAGGCGTGGATGGCGGACCACCCGGGCGACGACCTGCGCATCCCCGCGCTCGCCCGCCGCGCCGCCATGAGCGAGCGTCACTTCCGCCGCGCCTTCACCGCCGAGGTGGGCTGCCCTCCCGCCCGCTTCGTGGAGCAGGTCCGCGTCGAAGCCGCGCGCCGCGCCCTGGAGGACACCGACGACGGCGTGGACGCCATCGCCGACCGCGTGGGCTTCGGCACCTCCGAGTCCATGCGCCGCGCCTTCACCCGCACCCTTCACACCAGTCCCACCGCATACCGCGAGCGCTTCCGCGCCGACAAAACGAGGAGACACGCGTCATGA